In Brassica napus cultivar Da-Ae chromosome C2, Da-Ae, whole genome shotgun sequence, the sequence CTTAGGATTATCCCATTACCACCTTGGAGTGAAAGGTCTTGGACAGATCCAAATCATGTCATCCATAACCTTGGCCAGGATCGCATCAATTTAGCCTCTATCCATTTAGGGTatcatgtggtatcagagccactcaaccGGTACTTGTGTGTTCATTTTCTCATctttccatcttcttcatccatcttattcctttcatcttcttttctttattaaaaaaaagagttctaCGAAAGCCAAGAGATCATCCCATCTGAAGCTAAAGAAAGATAGATTTGAGGgcaaatttttttaaaggagGAGGAGATGATGCGAACATGATCAGCTATGCAACCTTGGACGAGCTAAGACCAGCTGATGACACTGAGGACAAGCTTAAACCAGCTGAAGAGAGTGTGTATGAGCTGAAACCAGCTGAAGTAAGTGTATATGAGATGAATACTCAAGTAAGCTTTAATGACACTATCCTAGACGAGCTTAGCTCTAACATTCACATGGACGAGCTGAACAAGATGGTTCAATCTTCCGAGCTAGTTCGACCACCTGAGATGGTTTGGTCACCCGATTTCCGACCATCGACCATGATTGTTTCTTATGGGCCAACAAGTGAATGACTCAAGGCCAAATGTGTTTTATCAGCCCAAAGATGTTCAGGAAAGCTTGGGCATTATTACTTTCACTGcatcaacaaaacaaacttcTTTGGGCCGAGAAAAAGATCCAAACAAATTCACTTTGTTTTGGATGAAGCTGAAATTCGACCAGGCCCTTTATCAGAATGTTTCTGACCCATTCTCATCAAGAATACCAAGAGGGAGTCAGCAAGAAAGTCCTGGCCTTGCATGAAAAAAAGTATTCaagaaaaatcattaatttcggtctttagtcaaagtcttcattcgTAGTTTCTATGTTTCTTATTTTTAGCATTTTCTTTCCTattttctacaacttgtaacCTATATAATGAGGCCTAAGAGCCACAAAATAAACAGactattttgattaaaaacttGTTTTGTTTGAGAGTGATTCTCCTTGTTCCTTTGGAACATTTCGATCTTTTAGTGTGAGGCTGAAGATCAAACCGGTTAATCAGGAGTTATTTCGCAAGCTCTTGTGTGACCATTCTACCACCAAAGAGTTTTGTGtagtatttaaatatttcaaatgtcGAGTTCTTACACTCTTCATTGGTTCTACACGAAGCAACATCCTAAGGCTCACTTCCTATCTTCTGAAAAATCGTCGCTAGCATCAGGCACTAGGTTTGATATACCTCATGTTCGATCTACACGAGTCTAAAGAAGCTTAGGATTATCCCATTACCACCTTGGAATGAAAGGTCTTTGATAGATCTGAACGAAGTCATCCATAACCTTGGCCAGGATCGCATCAAGTTAGCCTCTATCAATTTTGGGCGCATCATATTGCCCGTGATGTGGAGAACCAGAAGAGTCTTTTACTCATACCATCTTTGAATGCCCGCCATCTCTACATGCTTGGTCCCTATCAGCAACACCAACAAGTCTAGATATATTTTCGGTGTCGAGTGTTTATGCTaatatggattatctattctggagaaaGAACATCATTGTCGAGCTAGAATTAGACAGAGATTCTTATCCCTGAATAATCTTGTAGATTTGGAAGGCCCGAAATGATAAGTTCTTTAGGGAGATAGATAGATATCCATTGGAACTAGTTTTTTACGCAGAGAGTGAGTGTCGAGCCTTGTTTAACGCAGACGAGATGGTGCCACCTATTCCACAAGATCACAGTATTCGAGAACctcaagtcttaagcttgggtaatatatgCATGATAGATGGGTCTTGGACATCTACATCACAGTTCAGTGGGTGTGGATGTGTTTGGATGGACAGCTTGGAGAAGGTTCAACTTATGGGGATACGAAATTACCCACGGCGAGAGTCTGCATTGCATTCGGAAGTGGAAACATTTCGATGGCCGATGGAGAGTATGCTCCAACATTCAACATGACAGAGTTTTGGGACGGATTGCAAGGATTTGATCGCCATGATTATGGAGTCTCATGCTTGGCCTAGCTTTGCAACAGAATTGGAGAGGATAAGACTCTGCAAATATGCTTTCTGGATTTCTGGATTTCTGGATTTCAAGATTATTCATATTCCACGAACGCAAAATTATATTTCCGACTCTTTAGCTTGGACTATGAGGTCTTTCTAAAGatctatgttttattggttgttctattacAGTCTGGTTATCTAAACCACACTAagtttgaataatataatagctttttgttgttaaaagaaaagacttgattttaataatagttgtagatcctaaaatctacgCTAAGTATTTAATAGTGATCGAGAGTTTAATCTAGGGAAGATAAATGATGTAgacaacgatatctttagaacacaacgatgtaatcAGTTTCCAGTAGgcaaaaatggactttattgatgagTAAGGATGAATACAATGAATGAATTGAGATCGAATGTTACAAAACGAGATCGATGAGATCAAAGACTAAAACTAGATGAAAACAAGGTCGAAGTGTGGGTGTAGCTctttctagggttttcaacgtgtctCCTTTCTTATGCGACGATCTTTTTTTATAACGGGCTGCTCCCGTGATTTTCGCAACCATTCCGTGATCTCTGGTTCTTTGGATCGTTCTTGCTTGGTCGAAGTTGGGCTTTTTTCGTGGTCGGGTGGTCCAAGCCATTCGGGTCCAATTACTTAACTGACCAATAATGGATCCAACAATAGTTATggttaaataaaatcaaaccgGTTTGATTGAACAAGGTCGTTACAATATATAGAACGGATTTTAATGTATGTCGTTCGATTGGGTTCACTGGTTTTTGCTGGTATTTATCTGGTTTTGACTCTTTTCTGCAGCTCTGGTccagttttcttttaaaatgaaTCGAAAGAAATCGATGGACAAGATCATCAGTTTTGTCTGTTTTTATGTTCTTCCACCGTGTGCCTAATCCCTTCCTCTTTGGATGATAAAACCCCAACTAGCGAACAAGCTTTCTCAAATCGACTAAACCGATCGTAATTGGACACAGTTTAGGGTTTCGAAGATGTGCTCGTTAACGATTCAGTTCTCGCTCTTGCAATCACTATCTCGCCCCTCCTCGTCATTTTCTCCCAACCTTGAACCTaaactctctacttcctctgtGAGCTTTCCTCTGAAGATGAAGTCGAGAATTTGCAATAAAAGTTTGGTTCTGAGAGTTAAGTCTTATGGTTCTTCAAATAATCAGCCTTCTGATTCCTCTGCAGAGTTCACACCTCCCAGTGGCAACCTGGTAAATACCTATTTTTGGGTTTCGATGAAATGTTGTTTAGCGGCAGCTTCTTTGCTGTTCATAAACCTAATTTCGATGATTGGTTTTACTTTTGATAAGCCCAAAACCAGGAGGGATATTTTACTGGAGTATGTTCAGAATGTGAAACCTGAGTTTATGGAGTTGTTCGTTAAACGCGCGCCTAAACATGTAAAgcttctgttttattttgaagAAGACCATCTAAGAGCTAGAGCTTGTGATTTTCTATGTTTCTTGTAATCTGATTTTCTATGTTTCTTGTAATGTGATATCAGGTGGTTGATGCAATGCGACAGACTGTGACAAATATGATTGGAACGCTACCTCCGCAGTTTTTTGCCGTTACAGTCACCTCTGTGAGTACTTTTTGTAATCGTACGTTTCATTGTTTCACTATTAGCTGTGTCCTGTGTTTGTATTGATGGGATTTTGGGTTATAGGTTGCTGAAAACCTTGCACAGTTGATGATGAGCGTATTGATGACCGGATACATGTTCAGAAACGCTCAATATCGTCTTGAATTGCAACAAAGTTTAGAGCAGGTTGCTCTTCCTGAACCACGCGATAAAAGGGTAACATTTTCAGgtttttagttctttttttggTAGGTTGCTTTTTCTATAGAATTTTTACTTGTCCTGTCATTCCTTGCTTCCTCTCTCCAATAAGCCTTGTGTTAAGCTAGTGTAGGAGCATTGTAATTGAATTTtactttaataaataaaaactataactGAATTTGTTAGCTTGAGATGGAACAGATTAGTCTCGGATATTTGTTTGGTGAGTAGTTAAGAGCCTTCTTGCG encodes:
- the LOC106396757 gene encoding uncharacterized protein LOC106396757; the encoded protein is MCSLTIQFSLLQSLSRPSSSFSPNLEPKLSTSSVSFPLKMKSRICNKSLVLRVKSYGSSNNQPSDSSAEFTPPSGNLPKTRRDILLEYVQNVKPEFMELFVKRAPKHVVDAMRQTVTNMIGTLPPQFFAVTVTSVAENLAQLMMSVLMTGYMFRNAQYRLELQQSLEQVALPEPRDKRADDQDYAPGTQKNVSGEVIRWNNISGPEKIDAKKYIELLEAEIEELNRQVGRKSANEQNEILEFLKSLEPQNLKELTNTAGEDVAVAMNAFIKRLLAVSDTDPKQMKTNVTETSATDLAKLLYWLMVVGYSIRNIEVRFDMERVLGTNAKLAELPPGEII